Proteins from one Patescibacteria group bacterium genomic window:
- a CDS encoding EamA family transporter yields MSWLLVAILAYFVLGLVNVADKFILENVIPGPKTYTFLVGATGVAVVLLAPWFLTWPGWGLFFFDCLVGSFFAGGLFFLYRGLKGGEASRIFTLVGGMVPVFTVLFSLLLFAEKFSNYQWLAILFLISGTIIISRTSVHHNIWFNIRKFLNILDPYQLPSIFSTIIAALFFALFWVGTKQVYNTQEFVSGFIWVRIGTFLTVLFLLIKQSSRQEIFSEIKKSNKQKNNKFIYVGTQGMGALGSVLQNYAVALGSVALVTSLQGLQYALVLLFSGLLTFFYPKIAKEDYGHGRLSKKVLAIIFIALGLYFMAI; encoded by the coding sequence ATGAGTTGGCTGCTAGTTGCCATTTTAGCTTATTTTGTACTGGGTTTGGTCAATGTGGCTGATAAATTTATTTTGGAAAATGTCATACCTGGTCCGAAGACTTATACATTTTTGGTGGGCGCTACCGGAGTAGCAGTGGTCTTGCTAGCACCTTGGTTTTTGACTTGGCCGGGCTGGGGTTTGTTTTTCTTTGACTGTTTGGTGGGATCTTTTTTTGCCGGTGGTTTGTTTTTTTTGTACCGTGGTCTCAAAGGTGGTGAAGCCAGTCGGATTTTTACTTTGGTAGGCGGTATGGTACCGGTTTTTACAGTGTTATTTTCTCTACTTTTGTTTGCAGAAAAATTCAGCAATTATCAATGGCTGGCTATTTTATTTTTGATATCAGGTACTATAATAATTTCTAGGACTTCGGTTCATCATAATATTTGGTTTAATATTAGAAAGTTTTTAAATATTTTAGATCCATATCAACTACCGAGTATTTTTTCTACTATTATAGCCGCTTTATTTTTTGCTCTTTTTTGGGTTGGTACCAAGCAAGTTTATAATACTCAAGAATTTGTCAGTGGATTTATCTGGGTCAGAATCGGTACATTTTTGACGGTTTTATTTTTACTTATAAAACAATCTTCTCGGCAGGAAATATTTTCAGAAATAAAAAAATCAAATAAACAAAAAAATAATAAATTTATTTATGTAGGTACGCAGGGTATGGGAGCGTTGGGCTCTGTTTTACAAAATTATGCTGTAGCTCTGGGTTCTGTAGCTCTGGTGACATCCCTACAAGGTTTACAATATGCTTTGGTGTTGCTATTTAGTGGTCTGCTTACATTTTTTTATCCTAAGATAGCAAAAGAAGATTATGGTCATGGGCGTCTGTCCAAAAAAGTGCTAGCCATTATTTTTATAGCTTTGGGTTTATACTTTATGGCTATTTAA
- a CDS encoding S8 family serine peptidase, translated as MKTNKKIAVFAIFLLFLANTVQAFTQDYTPTDPNLVYQSYLNYINIGPSWSNELKTNKEVVVAILDSGVYLEHPDLKNNIWINPGEIPGDGIDNDNNSFIDDVHGWDFVSSDNDPEPTLDKDYDYTAINHGTVVAGIIAAGINNTGIVGIAPNAKIMPLRILDAKGVGNTLVLSQAIDYAVENGADIINLSLVGEFLGEPLNTSIINAYNKGVMIVAASGNEESVGISLDIDPRYPVCDIDDVNRVLGVAAVDENKQMTEFTNYGEQCIDISAPGTDFYSTTYYNSSDRNFYHNYQGGWSGTSVAAPIISATAALIKSQYPDLRPYDIYSIILASAQDLRESNPLHHIDLGAGLVDVGAALNLADHYYNDSIKIVVTPLKGLPPEVLIMDTEGNLESWFLAYNAGFRGGVNVLVSDVTGDGLENIVTAPMAGGGPHIRVFDIHGNVQSEFFAYDANFTGGVNIATGDVDGNGTLEIVTAPMAGGGPHIRVFDYQGNLLYEFFAYDAAFAGGVNVALGDVNNDEKDEIVTAPASNYIPEIKVFNYENRQKASFLAYDKDMTAGVNISIGDVNADHWPEIVTAPARLYPPQIKLFSMRGTLKSEFLSFSKYLFSGVKVLAKDISGDNLPEILVLPGRGSSALLRIYDSDGTEKSNVYLRNENDKTGYNFDILAR; from the coding sequence GTGAAAACAAATAAAAAAATTGCTGTTTTTGCCATATTTTTGTTATTTTTGGCCAACACAGTGCAAGCTTTTACTCAAGATTATACACCAACAGACCCCAACTTGGTTTATCAATCATATTTGAACTATATAAATATAGGCCCATCTTGGTCTAATGAGCTAAAAACTAACAAAGAAGTAGTAGTAGCAATTCTTGATTCAGGTGTTTATTTGGAGCACCCTGATTTGAAAAATAATATCTGGATAAATCCGGGTGAGATACCTGGTGATGGGATAGACAATGACAATAATAGCTTTATTGATGATGTCCATGGCTGGGATTTTGTTTCTTCTGACAACGATCCAGAGCCAACTTTGGATAAAGATTATGACTACACAGCTATAAATCATGGCACCGTGGTGGCAGGAATTATTGCGGCCGGAATAAATAATACCGGTATAGTAGGTATTGCTCCAAATGCTAAGATTATGCCGCTTCGCATTTTGGATGCCAAAGGAGTAGGTAATACTCTGGTTTTGTCTCAGGCCATTGATTATGCCGTAGAAAATGGTGCAGATATAATCAATCTTAGTTTGGTTGGCGAGTTTTTGGGCGAGCCACTCAATACTTCTATCATTAATGCTTACAATAAAGGTGTAATGATAGTAGCGGCTTCTGGCAACGAGGAAAGTGTTGGAATAAGCTTAGATATTGATCCTCGTTATCCAGTCTGTGATATAGATGATGTTAACCGTGTTTTAGGTGTCGCGGCAGTAGATGAAAATAAGCAGATGACCGAATTTACCAATTATGGTGAACAGTGTATTGATATTTCAGCTCCGGGTACAGATTTTTATTCTACGACTTATTATAATTCTTCAGACAGAAATTTTTATCATAACTATCAGGGAGGCTGGAGTGGAACTTCAGTCGCTGCTCCGATTATTTCGGCAACAGCAGCTTTGATAAAAAGTCAGTATCCTGATCTGAGGCCTTATGATATATATAGTATTATTCTAGCTAGTGCTCAAGATTTACGCGAATCCAATCCACTTCATCATATAGATTTGGGCGCCGGCTTAGTCGATGTAGGGGCTGCTCTTAATCTGGCTGATCATTATTATAATGATTCTATAAAAATTGTAGTTACTCCTTTGAAAGGTTTGCCGCCGGAAGTCTTGATAATGGATACTGAGGGCAATTTAGAAAGTTGGTTTTTAGCTTATAATGCTGGTTTTCGAGGAGGTGTAAATGTGCTGGTATCAGATGTAACAGGTGATGGTCTGGAAAATATTGTCACTGCGCCTATGGCTGGTGGCGGGCCACATATCAGAGTTTTTGATATTCATGGTAATGTTCAGTCAGAATTTTTTGCTTATGATGCCAACTTTACAGGGGGAGTAAATATTGCTACCGGAGATGTAGATGGTAATGGAACACTAGAAATTGTCACTGCGCCTATGGCTGGTGGCGGGCCACACATCAGAGTTTTTGATTATCAAGGTAATTTGCTTTACGAATTTTTTGCTTATGATGCTGCTTTTGCCGGTGGGGTCAATGTCGCTTTGGGCGATGTCAACAACGACGAAAAGGATGAGATTGTCACCGCACCAGCTAGCAATTATATACCTGAAATAAAAGTTTTCAATTATGAAAATAGACAAAAAGCTAGCTTTTTAGCCTACGACAAAGATATGACAGCGGGTGTAAATATTTCTATTGGTGACGTCAATGCAGATCATTGGCCGGAAATTGTCACCGCACCAGCTAGGTTGTATCCTCCCCAGATAAAACTTTTTAGTATGAGGGGCACCTTAAAGAGTGAATTTTTATCTTTTAGTAAATATTTGTTTAGTGGGGTAAAAGTTTTGGCCAAAGATATTTCGGGAGATAATCTGCCGGAGATATTGGTCTTACCTGGTCGGGGTAGCTCCGCACTACTTCGTATTTATGACAGTGACGGTACTGAAAAGAGTAATGTTTATCTCAGAAATGAAAACGACAAGACCGGTTACAATTTTGATATTTTAGCCAGATAA
- a CDS encoding AAA family ATPase translates to MTIKKITINYYKSIKEPMILDFNQVAIFIGQNNSGKSNILDAIEFVFDGAFTDKNLVYDKADIELDLEFDSDEQIKNQFPEKSARFILKNGQRHLRFVDKEITYNKALSVLLSSQVKRLDYVNFHDYQQIELDYHSLFNFPSNLENFRSYLKHHFPKISATKNAMDVRYENEGIIEGKRKATIDRLGSGFRQIFTILLYIFHPKYSVVMINEPETHLHPAMVKKLLWAIQNANAGQIIFSTHSPLFITPATLPQLVRVEKDNNNHTRAFTIEGHYNYKRLIQELNADNLEMFFTDKVILVEGVSDRLLFRGLIDKFYQGSKDVKVIQTDGKGNMQIYIDILTTFKIPFMVVLDRDVMKTQHLRDLMRDLNIKLAPLHDTELIRALKQYDIYVLDNGDLENNYPRKYQNEDSKSLSALKAASFISWQEYDSKVMRNLKEVIDNI, encoded by the coding sequence ATGACTATAAAAAAAATAACCATCAATTATTATAAAAGCATCAAAGAGCCGATGATTTTAGATTTTAATCAGGTGGCTATTTTTATTGGGCAAAATAATAGTGGTAAGAGTAATATTTTAGATGCTATTGAGTTTGTTTTTGATGGGGCATTTACGGATAAAAATCTTGTTTACGACAAAGCTGATATAGAGCTTGATTTGGAGTTTGACAGCGATGAGCAAATCAAAAATCAATTTCCGGAAAAGTCAGCTAGATTTATTTTAAAAAACGGTCAGCGACATCTAAGATTTGTTGACAAAGAAATAACTTACAATAAAGCTTTGTCTGTTTTGTTGTCTTCACAGGTCAAGAGATTGGACTATGTTAATTTTCATGACTACCAGCAAATAGAATTGGATTATCATTCACTTTTTAATTTCCCCAGTAATCTGGAAAATTTTCGGTCTTATCTTAAACATCATTTTCCCAAAATATCAGCCACCAAAAATGCCATGGATGTTCGTTATGAAAATGAGGGTATTATTGAAGGCAAGAGAAAAGCCACTATTGATAGACTTGGTTCCGGTTTCCGGCAGATTTTTACAATCTTGCTTTATATTTTTCATCCAAAATATTCAGTGGTAATGATAAATGAGCCGGAGACTCACCTTCATCCGGCTATGGTAAAAAAATTACTTTGGGCTATTCAAAATGCCAATGCTGGACAGATAATTTTTTCTACCCATAGTCCCTTGTTTATAACTCCGGCCACTTTACCCCAACTTGTCAGAGTAGAAAAAGATAATAATAATCATACCAGAGCTTTTACTATAGAGGGGCATTACAATTATAAGCGTCTTATCCAGGAGCTCAATGCCGATAATCTAGAGATGTTTTTTACGGATAAGGTAATTTTAGTAGAAGGAGTATCAGATCGCTTGCTTTTTAGAGGTTTGATAGATAAGTTTTATCAGGGCAGCAAAGATGTCAAAGTAATCCAGACTGACGGCAAGGGTAATATGCAAATTTATATAGATATTTTGACTACTTTTAAAATACCTTTTATGGTAGTTTTGGATCGTGACGTCATGAAAACCCAGCACCTTAGAGATTTGATGAGAGATCTGAATATAAAATTGGCGCCTTTACATGATACAGAACTAATTCGAGCACTTAAGCAGTATGATATTTATGTATTGGATAATGGGGATTTGGAAAATAATTATCCACGCAAATACCAAAATGAAGACAGTAAATCTCTCAGTGCTCTCAAAGCGGCTAGTTTTATCAGTTGGCAGGAATATGATTCTAAAGTGATGCGAAATTTAAAAGAAGTAATAGATAATATATGA